The window TGTATATACAACTTGACGGAGGGAAAAGTATAACCTACCAGATCAGTCGTAACCCTTACAGAACCCCCACATGTAACATTGTACCACCCAAAATCGTATGAATcgtcattaataataaaactggcATAAAGCGAGCTATCCATGACTATACTAAATGAGTAACAAATATAGACCAAAACTAGATATATTACTACCTCGGTTTTACGAATTACGTTATTTCATTTCAGTTATTTTAGCTCTAGAGTACTAAATATACTTCATAATATGATCTTTACATTGTTCACTTCCCTACTTTTTTGTTCGGTAGGATAACTAACCTTCGCTGTTACCTGTAGCTGCCAAGCAGCAGCTGAATTGTAGACTACCCTTCGTTGTATTTAGCTGTCAGACAAAAGCCAAAGTGTTCACTACCCTTCGTTATTACCTATAGCTGCCAATCAACAGCTGAATTGTGGACTACCCTTTGTTGTCTGTAGCTGTTAGATAAAAGCCAAAGTGTTCACTACCCTTCGTTATTACCTGTATCTGCCAAGCAACAGCTGAATTTTGGACTACCCTTCGTTGTCTGTAGCTGTCAGACAAAAGCCAAAGTGTTTACTACCCTTCGTTATTACCTGTATCTGCCAAGCAACAGCTGAAAGATGCTATTTAAATCTTGTATTATATggaaataataagaattttaaaatgaaaacattacttTAGTAGGGCATTAGTCCAATAAGTGACTTTAAACACCAAAATAACAAACTCTGTAGGTTGTAATCTGAGGTTTTACGCTAGCACAAGAACCTCTTTAATCAAACGTGTTTCttcttgttattttcttttaattaatatttctaaaaaaatcttaaatcatTGTTGAAGTCAAATTTCTATGAAAAAAaccattagtttatatttaaatagatttggCTGTTTACTGCTTTCGAAAAACAACGCTCACCAATCGTGGCAAAATTGTTATGCGGAAAACAGGAACAAGCTAAATCTGCCTTCGTCATTGCAGACCATCCGTAATCAGACTATAATGATTTCAGTGCAATCAGACCAAATTGAACtcatatcaataatataaaatggtgTTAAAACTATCAGTACTTTTACGATCTTTACAGATTTATcttttttcattacataaatatattattaacagtttattgaaaacatttttggtGTTATATGGCCAGAGAAGTTAATTAAGATAACTGGCCCTACCAAAATCCAACCTAATAAACAATGGTTTTATCGATATTAATTCCTGAATTAAATCGCCTCTATAAATGTGTGTTATTTCAAATCTGGAAACAAAGATAATAACGCACGTTAAGTATTAGAGATCAAAACATATACAAATTGTAACCTAAAACTAAAAAGAAAGTAAACTGTTAGAAAATACGTTATTCATaacaatgaaaaatctttattttaggAAAACATCGTATAATCGTCATAAAATTcttcttaaagttaaaaatacaataactttcTCCATATAAATATACCATCAAGTCTGTGTATTTTACATGAAAGCCTTCTGGATTCGCTTGAACATGGATGCAAATTTGGTAAAAGGCTTAACACTTTTCTGTCACAGAATAATATTGTGATATTTTGGGAGGGGAAGACAAAAACAGTAAGGTTATCATTACCCAAGAGATCCTTGCTTATTTGCTTCATACTTAATATAGGTATATTAAATATGCTAAGGTATTCATAGAAGCTCAAAAAAGCAGTACAAGTCTAGAATAATAAaggtaaaattgtttagtatacaAAACTTACTAAAgcataaaattacacaaacataattacatttccatattaaaatgcatttatttaccAAACTTAGActgtatatagtttaaaattgtaatgaatagaTGTTGTTTATTCCCTGAGATGATCAAATATGCGAATtgataaatttttagtatttatacttaacaatatattacgacgtaaaacattaataaaaaattgcctaaaattacaaaactgtcaTAAACGTGTAagataataataagtaatttaaaaatcaaaaaatcaaaaaataaaaaaaattataacttgcCAAGGCTGAACGTGTTAGTAATTTAATCGGTGAAACTATAAATcaacattatttacaaagaaaacaacactcagaTTCATACACAGACACCATACATGTCATAATAAatgcttcaaaataaaataaactgtataaataatattagaacaaaactataaaacttaGGACCTCCAAGGCAAAAGGCCTGATCAGATAATCCAATCGCCtacaaattataagaaaagagATATCAGATAGTtgaaaacttgtaaaaatgtgtgcgtgtgtgtgcgtgtatgTGTAGACACGCACATATAaggtataatatatttagttaaatcgtcatttaaattaatgttactaATGTAAAAACCTGAAAACGGCGTAGtaattttactttcaaacataaaagtttacatttaaaatccattaaaatggcaaatattattttaattagatatatgaaaaaaacaaaaatactggctcgttttataaaataatactgttgtaTAAGAAAGCTTGAAGATCCTAGTGATCCTACACAAATGATACagtcaaaacttaaaaattaaaaagcatttataaTTAGAACAAACTTACAGTGAATTAATCTGTCTGTCTATATCTACAACGAGTTGTTGAAATATAATGGAGTCGACGTTCTCGCCTATTCGGCACAGCATAAACCACTCACTGAGGTTGAAAGATTGGGCGATGACCCTTGCTTCAGAACGAGAGTTGCCTAACATGAGATCCTGCAGTTGTTGAGCACGGATTCTCCTGGAATAGAGGACAGGAGCGTGTAGGATGAGGTTGATGTTGGACATGAAGGCCAGGAACGCGTACCAGAACCACAGTAAGACGAGCGTGTTCTCGTTCATATAGTTGATTTTAAGGTGGCACATCCAGGATCCGCGGTCATGAAGCGTGCACAATACACGTGTCGGGAATGCCAAGGCCATGGCGTCGACACGATCTTGAGTCGGTGTCGTTATGAGAGAGAGAATGTTCCATCCGTAGGTCGTGAACACAGTATCTAGGAAGTAGTCCATGAGGAACATCTGAAGTAGAACATTGGCCAAGTTGAGAAACTCACAAAATATATATGCGTAAACGTAGAAGCTAGGAGGCTGATGTTGCTCGGAAGTGAAATAGTCCACTTTCTCCTGTTTCCACAAATTCTTGTCGGTTTCTGATAAGTTTGGTTGTCTGATATTCGAGACGAGAGACTCCATCCTTCCACTTTCCAGGAATTTCCAGATGTACCGGGGCGCACAGATAGTAATAACTTGGATAAAAAGGAATTTCACTACCCACTCGTGATAAGAATGCACGGTCACAGGGGTATTTACGTCCATCATGTTATTCTCTGACATATTTTTCATAGCTATGTACGTGTTCTGGATATAACACGACAGTTCAATGGTTCTGTTACGTGTGTTGTCTGCTTCAAAGCATGCAAGTACATCGTCCAGGGCCCTTGCGCCAATGATGAGTGTAAGGCATATTACTAGTATGTATGTCGTCGTCTGGTAGTACAATCTGAATATAATGTCATCTATAATGATTCGGTCTCTCGGAAGTACTGTTAGGAGTAAATCTCCTAAAATGTTTCCCATTTTAACGTCACTAACACGACAATTCTGTGAGGAACTTCTCGAGGCACTGATAGAGAGACCGACACTCCACTGTTCGCAGAAACTTCTTGAGGCACTGATAGGGAGACCGACACTCCACTGTTCGCAGAAACTTCTCGAGGCACTGATAGGGAGACCGACACTCCACTGTTCGCAGAAACTTCTCGAGGCACTGATAGAGAGACCGACACTCCACTGCCCGCCACAAACTAAGAACTAACGTCGCGTCTCAGCGCTCAGCGTGGTTACCGCAGTTGTGCCACCTTAACTGGAATGAATACTCACTGGAGTAGGAATACTGTCCCTGATTGAGAAACCTGTTTATTACTGTTCCGACAAAACAAAACTGAAGCTCCCATACGTTCTAGCAACCGTATTATCCCATTGTGGTTTTTATcattcatttagtttattttaatatatgtacaaaatacaataataatagattgtattaactaaaactaataactaaGTGATACTTCTTTTACTATAgactaattgatttaaaattttacgattaatttatttgtgttacgTGTATAATTGTTTAGttcaaagtataatatttttattgtgtattacgATAAAACGCATTATTTATACTGCCAATTACACACGGGGCCCAAAAAATGTCCGTAatgaatgaatgtacaataaaatgTTCCTTATGGACGAAAATTTAGACAATTTATTACACCATAATAATCATGAAtaaattagatattaaaaattattttttgatagattacaaattatttaaacgttTAGATTcagaaaaaatccaaaatatcGTTCACTCAACAGGAGGtaaataataagttcaaagtaTTAACCACGTtctccaacaaaaaattattgtcATCTTACTTTTGCTCTGTTTTCTGATGCGCCATTTGCAACAAATACTCATTTATAATGGTgcgaattaaaaataactgctaCTTCGTACATAAAAATGGTAATTACGAATATAAGTAGGGGATCTTATCGCACTCATGATAAGATTAAGTTACATAGATTAAGGGTTTATAATCATTTAAGATTAGGTCGTAAATGAAGAgtgatgtgaatgttgagttaagctccactTCACCTTatgcttagtgcagcatctgaaatctgatgctgtcacagacttcactcctgagTCCACGTCTATCAAAGAGATAAAAAGGTCGGCGGTGAAGAACCTCAACAACTTTAGCGTCTGAACCTGACTTTTTCATATACttaattcctggaatctggagtttaagtccgtctgaagagatccagaagTCGGCGAGGAAGCTCAAAAACGATCTATtttcatcgtttcgacatcagactaCGAAAACTAATGTGATATAATAGAAGTGTTGTTCCGCGGTGCTTTGAGATCATGTCTAATATATTGCAGTTCactcaattatgcacctgatgagataatgagaggAGCTCTTCATTTAGATCACACTTGCATTTGTGGTTTTAAAACGTTACACAGAGTTCGTTTAAGCACAAGAAAATGAGGTGTCTAAAATTTAGGGTTTACAAATATTCcttttgatattttctaaaatacacgCTTCTTCATTTTCTCCAaggtattttcaaaaaaaaacttctttcattTGGGCTGCTGACAAAACTATGGATTAAGGAGCTGTTActaaaagaaaactataaatgTGAATTGTTGCTGTTCTGTATtctttttaggtttttaatttgattgcatatatacatttttttcctataatattacaatttatatgttacaataattttccttaatttctgtatattttctgtttttttccaCATTGATGTAACTATTTTCAATTACAGTATTCCTGCACTTAGAAATTATACGTAGTTTTTAACTGTTCATCTGGGCCAACCTGCCTAGCAACGTTGTTTTCACCCGTTccagttttatctttatttacatttttgtgttgGTCTAATGAAGGTGTTTGCTGTAATTAATGGTGTAAtatcagtttttaattataagttcttcccaaatttaatataaaagggAACAAGAACAACATCGGTCGTAGAAGTAAGTGCTATAAAATTATGAAGTCTACTCATTCACTCTTGGTTAAATGGATAGGTGAAAACATGGAATATCATATAGTCGATTTAACTAGGGTTGTTTGGGTTTAGTATGGCGGtacataacatgtttttaaacatgCTATCCATAGAGATGGTGCCTTGATGGATTGGCAAAAGCAAAGAAATGTCTATCAACTGTAACACAAAAGGGACTattgaaatttgttacattttttggaTGTGAATATCAAGGCTTTATTATATTTGGAAGGGTTCAACAGTCGAGTAAATTTTTAGTAGGATGAATGAGTTTGCCTCAAAATCTTCCAATAAAATACTAGAAGTATTTACTTCGTATTTACGAAgggttaaaatgttatattatttctttaggTACCTGTGAAATTACACTTTATGAGGCAGTGAAAATGTGTTCATTGATTTACTGGGGAGTAACGAAAGAACTGATGacagtaatttttcaaaactctttacttttccttcaaaaaTAACTGTCCTTCTGTGAACAATTAATATAAtgtgttaaagttaaaaaaatttaaactaattacaaacaaatactGGACAGATTATATAAGCTATGGTAAGAGGGATTTCTCAAAAACAGCAATAAGGGTAGCAGTGGCCTGCTGTCAGTggtagtgtgtgtgtgttgtgtgtgtgtgtgtgtgtgtgtgtgtgtgtgtgtctgtgtgtgtgtgtgtttcggTAAAGGTCTGCAATCCTTCATGGACTATTATCCACCGGACAGACAACATAAGCAATGATATGAGTAATTTCTAACAGCTAACAGTAAGGATTGCAGTTAAAACTAAAACACTGACAGTGGCCTGCTGTCAGtggtagtgtgtgtgtgtgtgtgtgtgtgtgtgtgtttcggTAAAGGTCTGCAATCCTTCATGGACTATTATCCACCGGACAGACAACATAAGCAATGATATGAGTAATTTCTAACAGCTAGCAGTAAGGATTGCAGTGGCCTGCTGTCAGTGGtagtgtgtgttcacagttcacagttcaaatatgtttatttattaacagtttttttatttgatacatgatcccatgtgcctgacagcacgtgcgggattctggaaaaacaagcatctttaatacaattttttatacggctactatacagtgcaatactcccaggaaaagtctactctagaatgaaattactttttataactaataatgataaaaataacaataaaaattcataataacaatttaaaactatcaaataaaacattttaaaacaaaactacaccccaacaaaacacaataaatactattacaattacgcaaacaaaacacacattttctgaCTAAAAGGTATTCCAAGTGACTCCCAGTATATGTAAGCTCTCTCATGAGTCTACACCCATATgtataagttattgattaataaataaataaataacaacaagatgaacaaacaataactatcaataaacatctaaattcgtAACAACAATGAAGATCAACAATAATGACGACaatgaacaacaacaataattaacaataaacatctaaattcataacagcaataaatattaacaattataacaaataataaacttctaaattcaataacaggataataaaactttaaaccaaaaaaattcagtaacagaactcaataaacataattaaatgtataaaactgttcaactTTGGAAGCCATAATCAGGAATAACATCATGGAGCATTTCATTATATTACTATTTGGCGAGTATATTGTTTagctttcatcttaaattttggtttgcttTCAAACAACAACTCTTCGCTGCCTTgtatgatgaaattattaaatattttacttcctGCATAAGTAAACTGTTTTCTAACCATTTCCTTGTTcaggttttcagttttaattgtaaatttagaagACAGGCATTTCGAGAATACTCATTAAATTCATATCTGTACAGATTTTTATGAATGTTCAATAAGCAGCACAGTGCATATAGttgattgaaagtaaatatattacattcctCAAAAATATGTGTTACCCTGTCAAATTTCCTTAGATGAtgaatatttctaattgcaaatcgttgaatcataataaaatttttcaggaTAGTACTGTATGTACCTCCATAGTGGATAATACCATGTCTCATTGTTCCCTCAAACCATGAAAAATAAAGTTGCTTAAGATGCTCCGGTCTGAGAAATTCCCTCATATGATAAAAggcatagtttattttacttaaagcTTATAGTTAAATCCAATGCATAACaatcccattttaaatttctatcgaTAATTAACCCAGGATACTTTATTTTCTCGACTATTTCTATTCTTATGCATTTACAGTCATATATACATTGATGATTatgacaaaaaagttcatattcgTTCTGAAGATTGCTACAAGTTTTAGTTCTATcgaaaaaaagaatacattttgatttgttggtATTTACCAATAGTTTATGTTCTATTAACCAGTTTGATATAGACTTTAAGTCACTACTTACtagttttttcaaaatgtttttactataggAGGAGCAAACTAGACCAGTACCATCCGCATAagcagaaattttagaatttaattttagtttcaataattcatttatataaatgatgaacaTAAGAGGTCCCAGTACTCCACCCTAAGCCACCCCAAATCTCAGTtgtaaaacattactaacatGATTACCTAAACTTTACAACTTGacttctatttttacaaaaagaggTTAACCATTCCCCGGCCCTACCTCCTATCCCATGTAAATTTAACTGTCTTAACAATAAGTCAATATCCACCAGGTCGAAGGCCTTCTGAAATCGAGATAAATTGcaattgtatatttacttttatcaacagattcagcgatatattgtatatgtttctCAATCGCCATATCCGTACCTTTGTTTGGTAGGAAGCCAAATTGATTATGTGAAATTAATGAActattgatgaaataatttaacaattgagtttttattaagctttcaaatatctttgctaaGGTATTAATCaaagagataggcctatatgaggACATTTCCCTGCTGTCACCCCCCTTAAAAGTAGGAACAAcacaagcaatttttaatttttccggGAATACTCCTTGATctatagatttagaaaatatgttatataaaattggtacaaatacctgcaaattatttttaatagtgactGTGCTGATGCCATCCAGAACTATTTTTGCTTTTCATATTAATTATGACATTGTATATGTCATCAATTgacatgttaaaatattctaatattgtcTCTTTTACTGCTTGatcttcattaaataaatcataaccgaaaaattattcttttaatttacccgaaatattcacaaaatatttattaaattgatttactaCAAATTCCTCATTTTTACCTACATCAAAAATTGTGCTGTCACAATAGACTTGATCAATGTTTTCCTATTCTTacctaaaattgatttaataacttTCCAATAGTGTTTGGTGTTAccttattttgattaataagttgagagtaataatttaattttgtcattttaatttgtttcttaactaTTTTAGACATCTGTTTATACTGTATTcttaattcataatttgttttatttttacaaaataatttat of the Homalodisca vitripennis isolate AUS2020 chromosome X, UT_GWSS_2.1, whole genome shotgun sequence genome contains:
- the LOC124368598 gene encoding innexin inx2-like — protein: MGNILGDLLLTVLPRDRIIIDDIIFRLYYQTTTYILVICLTLIIGARALDDVLACFEADNTRNRTIELSCYIQNTYIAMKNMSENNMMDVNTPVTVHSYHEWVVKFLFIQVITICAPRYIWKFLESGRMESLVSNIRQPNLSETDKNLWKQEKVDYFTSEQHQPPSFYVYAYIFCEFLNLANVLLQMFLMDYFLDTVFTTYGWNILSLITTPTQDRVDAMALAFPTRVLCTLHDRGSWMCHLKINYMNENTLVLLWFWYAFLAFMSNINLILHAPVLYSRRIRAQQLQDLMLGNSRSEARVIAQSFNLSEWFMLCRIGENVDSIIFQQLVVDIDRQINSL